The window AAAAGCTTACAAAGTCGGCTAAAGGCATTGGAAGAGAAAGCGAAACAACATTCTACAGAACAAGATTACATACTTTTTCAGTATAATCAGTTAGAAGAAGCAAACCTGACAGACAAAGAGCAAGCTAAACTCGAAGAAGAACGAGATACTCTATGCAACCTCGAAGATATTAAAAGAGAGTTATACATTATAGAACAATCTCTTGATTCGGAACGAGGCATTGTTGCTTTGTTAAAAGATAGTTTAAATGCTTCGAATGCTATCAATAATGTATTTGCTCAATCTAAAGATATATCGGAAAGATTACAGTCGGCGTATATTGATCTTAAAGATTTAGCTCAGGAAATTAACCGACAAAACGAAGACTTAGAACTTGATCCTAATAGACTTGATTTTATAAACGAACAACTCGACTTAATCTATTCTCTTCAAAAGAAACACAATGTAAATACAGTAGAAGAATTGATAGAGATACAAAATAGCCTTTCAAGCAAAATACAAGAAATAGAAAACTACGACGATGAGATTGCCAAGCTTACCGATTCTGTTAACAAAGCATTTGACGAACTAAATATTCAGGCTGAAAAGTTATCTGATTCACGCAAGCAAGCTATAACACAATTAGAAAAAGACCTTATTAACAAGGTGTCAACTATGGGAATGCCTAATATGCAATTCGTTGCTTCTCATAGTATAAAAGACAAAGCAGATATTACAGGTATAGACGAAATAAACTTTTTATTTACTGCAAATAAGAATGGAGAACTAAAACCGGTTGCTCAAACTGCTTCTGGCGGTGAAATATCAAGATTAATGCTTGGCATTAAAGCTTTAATTGCTGGTGTAAGCTCGCTACCAACTATAATATTTGACGAAATAGATACTGGTGTATCTGGCGAAATTGCCGATAAGATGAGTAATATAATGTACGATATGGGGCAGGTAATGCAAGTAATAACTATTACTCATTTACCACAAATAGCAGCAAAAGGACAGCAACAATATTTCGTTTACAAAGAAGACAGCAACGAACGTACGGAAACTAATATACGCCTGCTATCAACAGACGAACGAATTAAAGACATAGCACAAATGCTAAGCGGCTCTAAGCTTACCGACGCTGCAATAGAGAACGCTAAAGAACTATTAAAACTCAACAACAATATAAAATGAAAGAGAACGAAATGATTTTTGGCACTCGTGCCGTTATCGAAGCTATACAAGCAGGTAAAGAAGTTGATAAGATATTAATGAGACGAGATCTGCAAAATGACTTGTCGCGCGAGTTGTTCGACATCGTAAAAACAACTAATATACCGATACAAAGAGTTCCTAAAGAAAAACTTGATAAGCTTACTCGCAAAAACCACCAAGGTGTTATAGCATTTATATCTGCAATTACATATCAAACTCTTGAAGATATAGTTCCCTTTCTATACGAAGAGGGTAAAATGCCTTGTATTTTGCTTCTTGACGGAATTACCGATGTGCGTAACTTCGGAGCTATAGCTCGCACGTGCGAATGTGCTGGAGTAGATGCTATAGTTATACCTACACGCAATAGTGTTTCTGTAAATGCTGATGCTGTAAAAACTTCTGCTGGTGCTTTGCTTTCAATACCTGTTTGTAAAGAACCAAGCATTAATGAAGCTATAAAGTTCTTGAAAAACTGCGGATATACAATATTTGCAGCTACAGAAAAAGCAAGCGACAGCTACACTAAAGCAAACTATACAGGACCAACAGCTATAGTATTGGGAGGTGAAGATATGGGAATTTCAATGGATAACTTACGTATCTGCGACCAAATGGTAAAGATACCAATACTTGGAAGTATTGCTTCTCTAAACGTATCGGCTGCGGCTGCAATATTAATATATGAAGCAATCAGACAGAGAGAAGATTCTAATCAATAATATACATCAAATAATAATTATAGATATGAAAGAAAGAATTAACACAAGTAAAGCTCCTGCAGCAATCGGTCCTTATTCTCAAGGAATTAAAGTAGGTAATATCGTATTCTTTTCAGGACAATTAGGTATCAATCCTGAAACTGGAGATTTTGTACCTGGATTAGTAACAGAACAAACTGAACAAGTATTCAAAAACATTAAAGCTTTATTGGCAGAAGCTAACCTTACAGTTGACAATGTAGTTAAAACAACTGTATTCCTTCACGATATGGCAGATTTTGCAGCTATGAACGAGGTGTATGCTAAACAATTTAATGAGCCCTACCCTGCTCGCTCGGCTGTAGCTGTTAAAACTCTTCCAAAGAATGCATTAGTTGAAATAGAAGTAATAGCTGTTTGCGAATAAGAAAACAATGAGTGATTTTCTTCAACAACTTAACGAAAGTCAGCGCGAAGCTGTGTTGTATAATGATGGACCAAGTCTTGTTATAGCAGGTGCTGGGTCGGGTAAAACACGCGTTCTAACATACAAGATTGCTTATCTACTCGATAGTGGCATATCGCCATACAACATCTTAGCTCTGACTTTCACTAATAAGGCTGCTCGCGAAATGAAGTCTCGGATTGGTGAATTGGTAGGTGATGAAACTGCCAAACGCTTATGGATGGGAACTTTTCACTCAATATTTTCCAGAATACTTAGGCGAGAAGCCGATAAAGTAGGCTTTTCGTCAGACTTCACTATTTACGACGCACAAGACTCGAAGAGTTTACTCAAAACCATAATTAAAGATAAAGGGTTAGCCGAAGACAAGAATTACAAAACTAACAATATTCAAGCTCGAATATCTAAGGCTAAGAATGCTCTGATAACTCCAAATCTATACGAAAAGGATAAAGAACTTATTGCTGATGATGGTTTCAACAAGCGTTCTCGTACATCTGAGATATACACTGCTTATTGGAATCGCTGTCGTATGGCAAATGCTATGGATTTCGACGACTTATTACTATACACATATATTCTATTCAGAGATAACCCCGATATAACAGCTAAGTATTGTAATGGTTTCCGATTTATTCTTGTAGATGAGTATCAAGACACTAATCCCGTTCAATACGAAATAGTAAAGCTTCTTGCTGCCGACCATCGCCGAGTGTGTGTTGTTGGAGATGATGCACAAAGCATCTATTCGTTTAGAGGTGCAACCATTGGCAATATTCTCAACTTCAATAAGATATACCCAGAGGCAAAAGTATTTAAGCTTGAACAAAACTATCGTTCAACCCAAACAATAGTAAATGCTGCTAACTCAATCATTAAAAACAATAGAGAACAAATACCTAAAACTGTATTCTCGAAAAACAGTGTAGGCAATCCGATAGAAGTTATTGGTTCGTACTCCGACTTTGAAGAAGGCTACAATGTATCTTCTCGCATAGCCGAAATGCGTATGCTTAAGAATTACAACTACAATAACTTTGCAATTCTCTATCGTACAAATGCGCAGAGCCGTATATTCGAAGAATCTCTTCGTAAAATAAATATACCTTATCGTATTGTTGGCGGACTATCCTTCTACCAACGTAAAGAAATTAAAGATATAATAGCGTATCTACGCCTTATATCAAACCATAACGATGAAGAAGCTTTCAAACGCATAATAAATTATCCGGCAAGAGGTATTGGCAAAACAACCATTGACAAAATAACATCAACGGCAAGTATACACGGGGTAAGCTTATGGGACGTAACAAGTAATCCTTTAGAGTATAATCTTAACGTAAACAATGGTACTCTTAATAAACTCAATAATTTTTGTACACTGATTACAAACTTCGCTGAGTTTAATAAAGAAAACGATGCTTACGAAGTCGGACAAAGAGTAATAAAACTTTCGGGTATAATAGCCGACATTACAATAGATCAAACAGCCGAAGGCAAGAGTCGCATTCAGAATGTAGAAGAATTCCTTAATAGTCTGTATGAGTTTGTTTCTGTTAGACGTGAAGAAGACCGAGACGATATAAAAATCTCTGACTTCCTTGCCGAAATATCTCTTCTTACCGACCTTGATGCAGATAAAGACGAAAATGAAGAAGACCGTGTTACACTAATGACAATACACTCTGCAAAAGGCTTAGAGTTTAAGAACGTTTTTATTGTTGGTTTAGAAGAAGGACTATTCCCTAACGATATGTGTAACAATAATCCGAAAGAGATAGAGGAAGAAAGACGACTGTTTTATGTTGCTGTTACTCGCGCCGAAGAGAACGCTGTGCTTACTTATGCTAAAAGCCGTTTTCGACACGGACAATCGGAGTTTACTTCACCGAGTCGCTTCTTAAGAGACATAAGTGATGAGTATTTGAAATATGCTGGTCAAGCTTCTTTTGGACAACCAAAAGCACAAAAAGCACCCATAAACAAACAAACAGAAACAACATACAATATTCCACGAAAACTTACTCGAATAAACGATAAAAACATCTCGACTCCTAAAGTACAAAACATAGGTAGTCTGGAAGTTGGAGCTACTATAAAACACGAACGCTTCGGCATAGGAAAAGTAGTCGAACTTACAGGTGAAGGCGATAACGCTAAAGCAAGTATCGAGTTCGATACTTTAGGAAAGAAACAACTATTACTTAAGTTCGCTAAGTTCACTATATTATAAGAAATAATGATAGACGTAAAAAAGATACCCTCTCCTTCTTACGTATTGGAAGAAGATTTATTGAGAAGAAATCTCAGCCTTATAAAATCGGTAAAAGACCGTGCTGGTGTAAATATTATACTTGCTTTCAAAGCATTTGCAATGTGGAAAGCATTTCCTATAATAAAAGAGTATATAAATTATTCTACTGCCAGCTCGCCATACGAAGCCCGCTTAGCTTTAGAAGAGATGGGAAATAAGGCACACACCTATTCTCCTGCATACACCGAAAAAGACTTTGATGAGATAAAAGAATGTAGTTCGCATATAACATTCAACTCCTTATCTCAGTTTAACAGATTCTATAAAGATACTCTAAACAACCCAACTCATATTTCTTGTGGATTACGTGTCAACCCCGAATATTCAGATGTTGCTACCGACCTTTACAATCCGGCTGCACCTGGTTCAAGATTAGGAATTGTAAGAGAAGAATTAGGAGATTATCTTCCTGAAGGGATAGAGGGTTTACATTTCCATACTCTTTGCGAATCATCTTCTTATGCATTAGAAGAAACACTAAAGAACTTAGAAGCTCGTTTCGGAGATTTACTTCCTACAATAAAGTGGTTGAATATGGGAGGTGGACATCTTATAACTCGCAAAGACTATGATGTAGAACACCTTATCGAAGTGTTGAAAAACTTCAAAGCTAAGTATCCTAATCTGGAAATTATTATGGAACCAGGAGCTGCTTTTGTTTGGCAAACAGGAACTCTTGTTTCTTCTATTGTTGACATAGTAGAAAACAAAGGTATAAAAACTGCGATATTAGATGTATCATTTACTTGTCATATGCCCGACTGTTTGGAAATGCCTTACAAACCTGTTATCAGAGGAGCGTATCAAGATGCCGTTGAGGGTAAACCCACATATCGTATGGGTGGAAACTCTTGTCTTAGCGGTGACTTTATTGGCGACTGGAGTTTCGACAAAGAGCTTAACATTGGCGATAATATAATCTTTGAAGATATGATTCATTACACCATAGTTAAAACAAATATGTTTAATGGCATTCCCCACCCCGACATCTGTTTATGGAAAAACGATGGCTCTATTGAGGTTTATCGCAAGTTTAGTTACGAAGATTATAAAGGTAGAATGAGTTAGAATATTCCCTTTATTTATGCGTATTAACAAATAATTACTAACTTTGCAGCCTAATTTTATAACAACATTTTATGTCTACTTATACAGAAGATAAAAGAAACGTTACAACTCAACGCTTACTTGAGATGAAAAAGCGTGGAGAAAAAATCTCTATGCTTACTGCTTACGACTATTCTATGGCTTCTATTATTGATAGCGCAGGAATGGACGTAATACTTGTGGGCGACTCGGCATCTAACGTTATGGCAGGTAACACTACTACTTTACCAATGACTATGGATCAGATGATTTACCATACTCAATGCGTAAGAAAGGCTGTTAAAAGAGCTTTAGTATGTGCCGATTTACCATTTGGTGCTTATCAAGGTAATTCTAAAAAAGCATTAGAGTCGGCAATCAGAATGATGAAAGAAACTGGAGCTGACTGTATAAAAATAGAAGGTGGTTCAGAAATTAAAGAATCTATAGAACGTATACTGTCGGCTGGTATTCCTATTATGGGACACTTAGGACTAACTCCACAATCTATAAACAAGTTTGGAACTTACGCTGTAAGAGCCAAAGAAGAAGCTGAAGCACAGAAACTAATCGACGACTGCCGTCTGCTTCAAGACTTAGGTTGTTTCGCTATAACATTAGAAAAGATACCAGCATTGTTGGCAAAGAGAGTGTCAGAAGAGCTTACTATCCCTACTATCGGTATAGGCGCAGGACCTTACACCGACGGGCAGGTATTAGTAATGCACGATATGCTTGGTATTAACAAAGACTTCTCACCAAGATTTCTTCGTAGATATGCAAGTTTATACGAAGTAATAAAAGAAGCTGTTGAGCAATATATAAAAGACGTAAAGGAAAATGATTTCCCTAACGAAAAAGAATCATATTAAATAAACATATTTTACTTAAAACAATTAATTTATTAATCATGGAAATTGTAAAGATTGTAGGTAGAGAGATTTTGGATTCACGTGGTAATCCTACAGTTGAAGTTGATGTACATTTAGCTTCTGGTTTTATAGGTCGTGCAGCTGTTCCTTCTGGAGCATCTACAGGAGAAAACGAAGCTTTAGAGCTTCGCGATGGTGACAAAAAACGTTATCTTGGTAAAGGAGTTCTTAAAGCTGTTGAAAATATCAACAACGTTATCGCTCCTGCTCTTGTAGGAACAAGCGTTTTAGAACAACGCGCTATCGACAATGCAATGATTGCATTAGACGGTACTAAAACTAAATCTAAATTAGGTGCTAACGCTATTTTAGGTGTTTCTTTAGCTTGTGCTAAAGCTGCTGCTGAATATCTTCAAGTGCCTTTATACAGATACATTGGTGGAACTAACACATACACATTGCCTGTTCCTATGATGAACATCATCAATGGTGGTTCTCACTCTGATGCGCCTATCGCATTCCAAGAGTTTATGATTCGCCCAGTTGGTGCTCCTTCTTTCAAAGAAGGTTTGCGTTGTGGTGCTGAAGTATTCCACGCATTAAAGAAAGTTCTTCACGACAGAAACTTAAGTACTGCTGTTGGTGACGAAGGTGGTTTCGCTCCTGCTCTTAACGGAACAGAAGATGCTTTAGAATCAATTATTCAAGCTATCAAGAATGCAGGTTACGAGCCAGGTAAAGATGTTACTATTGCTCTTGACTGTGCTGCTTCTGAGTTCTACGACAAAAAGAGCGTTTATGACTATAGCAAGTTCGAAGGTGCTAACGGAGCAAAACGTACTTCTGCTGAACAAGTAGAATTTTTAGCAGGATTAGTTGCTAAATATCCTATCGACTCTATCGAAGACGGTATGGACGAAGGCGACTGGGAAGGCTGGAAACTTCTTACTGAAAAGATTGGCGACAAATGTCAATTAGTAGGTGATGACTTGTTTGTAACTAACGTTGAGTTCTTAAAGAAAGGTATCGAATTAGGTTGTGCAAACTCTATTCTTATTAAAGTAAACCAAATCGGTTCTTTAAGCGAAACATTAGATGCTATTGAAATGGCTCACCGTGCTGGTTACACTTCTGTAACTTCTCACCGTTCGGGAGAAACTGAAGATGCAACTATCGCTGATATTGCTGTTGCAACTAACTCAGGACAAATCAAGACTGGTTCTTTAAGTCGTTCTGATAGAATGGCTAAATACAACCAACTACTTCGTATCGAAGAAGAATTAGGTTCTTTAGCTGTTTATGGTTACAAAAGAGTTCAAAAAATCTAATTGAACAATTATAGCGAACTATAATGTTCGCATTGTAATAAAGGAAAAGAGATGTAGCTCGGCTACATCTCTTTTTTGTTTAGTAATTGTTTAATTGTTATCTAACAAAACTATCTTAGTTAATACCCCTTGCTGCTCTTATTAGATACCCCTCCGCTCTCTTAGTAGATAGGCGAGGTGCTTCTTAGTAGAGACCCGATGCTGCTCTTAGTAGAACCGACTAATCTCTCTTAGTAGAACCACCCCGCCTTTCTTAGTAGAGAGACCTCGCCTATCTCAGTAGAGAGACAAGGGGTCTCTTAGTAGAGAGACGCCCCTAAGTGAAGCTTTGCATTTTTAGGATAAAAATACTCGTCCAAAACAAGGAATCTATCTCCAAATTAACTGCCTTATTTGATTATTAACCTTAAGGAGTTTTTATAATTTTCTTTGTAACTTGTTTGTTTTCTAAGTATATCGATAGATAATAAACACCAGCATTAAGTGCCGAAACATCAATCTTATCTGATACATTCGACTCTGTTTTTACTAAACTACCTATCTGATTATATATTTCTACTCTATCAATTGAAGAATCTGTAGTTATAAACAAGTATTCTTGTACTGGATTAGGGTAAACCGACAAACTTAAATTAGAAACTTCGTCAATACTATTTGGTTTATAATCAGAATAATAGAAGATATAATCGCCTAACTCTTGCCATTTACCTGTTGACCATTTGTATTTTTTTCCACCTATTGGTTTATTAACAAACAAACGATTATTTTCTCCTTGAAAGTATGGGAAAACAACATCAGTAATAGGAACTGACAAATCAAACTTATATTCAAATTTACGGTTTCCAATCCAATTACTATCCCATTCATAATAAGCTTCCAGTATTAGATTTCCATTATTATCATAAGCATATTCGTCTTTTTCACTTTTTATCCAATCTGATAAACCTCGTCGTGACCGAATTTTCGTAATAATATTGTTTTGGGCATCGTACGCATATTCATATTTCTCACTTTCTTTCCACTCATTTTCAGACTTATATGAAATAATCAATGTTTTGATATTTCCATTATCGTAGGTATAGTCGTTTTTATATTCTCTTCTAGTATATTCCTCCCATTTATCAAGCTTCCAAGAATACCCAATCTCCATAGTTTGATTTCCATTATCGTCATACTCATACTCATATTTACAACGTTTTTCCCAAATATCTTTGTTGCTATCCCAAATATATTCAATAGACATTACTTCGTTATCACTAGCATCATATTTCATTTCAAATTTATATTCACTTACCCATACATTATTTCCCCAATAATAATGAGTTGAAGTAAACATATCTTCATTATCATCATAGCTTATTTCGGTTTTATCGTCTTTTACCCATACGTTATCTATCCAATTATGGAAAATTAACATCGCAATATTGTTATTATCATCATAAGTAAATTCTTGTTTCGTATTATTAGTAATAGTCATACTATCCAATTTTTGCTTTACGGCGTCTGACCTTAATTGTAAAAAAGGATTTACCGAAGGTGTTCCTTTTACTTTGGGATTGTTACGGAACAACAATGCACTTGTGTTCTCGTGATTGGCATTTGTTTTATTCTGAGCAAAACTACAAACAGCCATTAAGCCACAGATAAACAATAGTAATAATTTTTTATTCATAATATAAAAGTATGTGTTCCCCTCTGGTTCAAAAGAGAAGAGTTTGTATAAATGCAGAAAGCGTGAACCCTTTGGCTTATTTTATCTAGCAGGTTCTGGAAAACCTTGGGTCTAAAATAAGTAACGGTCCACGCCTTATAAGGCATGAGAGCAGTTAACTTATCCTCGACCCTAATTAATTTTCCAGATTCGCTAGGAAGAGATAAGCCAAACACCTTCAATGTTTGATAATTAATATGTCTGCCACGTTTCCATGACGGTGCAAATATAGAAACTATTCGCAATATTTCCAGTGTTTTTTGCAATTAATAAACTGTTGTAGTGCCTTGCTTTATGTTGAGGGGTAAAAAAAAGATAGTGAGACTTAAAAAAATCTCACTATCTTCTATATTATTAATAAGGTGTATGCTTTCGCATTTCACTTGTTTGTAGAAAGTTCTTATTTGCCTTTCACTTTAATCTGAACATCAATATTTCCTCGTGTTGCATTAGAATAAGGACAGAACTGATGAGCCTCGTGCGCCAATTCTTCAGCTACCGACTGCTCAACGTCAGGAATATTTACATTCATTACCACTGCAAGCATAAAGCCATTACCATCATCTTTCTCCCCTATTGTAACTTCTGCCGTTACCGACGAAGTAATTCTTAACCTTCTTAACAGTCCAACGTGGCTTAAAGCTCCTGAGAAACAAGACGCATAACCAGCCGCAAATAGCTGTTCGGGATTGGTATAATTACCACCCTTACCACCCATTTCCTTAGGTTTCTTAACGTCAAAATCTAAAACTCCATCTGAAGATGTAATGTGTCCGTCTCGCCCGCCTACCGAAGTAGCAATAGCTGTGTACAATGCTTTCATAATTACTTAAATTAAATTGTTTAATCGACATTATAACGTCTCCAACTTCAAATTAGTTTTAGCTATTTATAACTTTAACCCTATTACAATAGTTAAGGCTATTTATAATGTTAATGGAAGCTTGACAACTTCTCAACTTCCTCTATTAAATCAAGTTTAATCTCATCCCAATCTTTTTCTAAAAGGCAGACAGGGTCAGGCATTTCATTGGCAATGGAAAAATCAGTAAAGTTGCCGACAAGCTGAGAAGAATCGTGTTCCCACTGATGCCTTTTCTCATGAAGATAAAGCATTTTTGGGAGGGAGTAATATTTAAGAAGACAATGCAAATCCCAAAAATCTTTCTTCCGTCCACCACGAGAAACAACATTCATCTTCATCGCAACAATATCATCAACTGAAGCCATACGTATTCCATCAAGAATATCTGCATCTGCGATAAAAGAATCGGTATACATCAAATCAATTTTGATATGTTCTTCTGATGAAACTCCAATATAGTAACTACGACCCATTCCTACAATAGAACCTTTATCATTGCAATCGTAGTAGGAAAAATTAGAGCGTAAGTAATTTTCGAAAGAAGCAAAATCAAGACTTCCGTATTCTAAATCGGTAAAAAGATCAATGTCAACAGAAAGTCGATGACCAAAACGGAGACTTAGGTTAGTTCCTCCAACAAGCCGAAAAGGAGCAAAAAGAGGTTCTGCCATCAACTGGTGTAAAATTTCTTTCAGAAGAGGCGTTACTGTATTATATCTTAATTCTTTGTTCATATCTGTTTTATTTTTGTTCGGATACTATAAGAATTAAAGGACTTAAACCGCTCTTCCTCAGAACGATCAATTCCATAGAAACGAAAAATTTCAATTTTCTCATCTTCACTACCTCTTTCAATTACTCTTTGAATGATAGCTTTACGATACAGACCCCAATCTATCTTATCAAAGTCGGTATCCCAAAATAAGATTCTTCGAACATTAGGAATACCTGTAACAGACAAACTGGCTTCTTTTTGTTTATATGCAGCTACATTATAATAGGCTTGTAGAGCAAGAAGAAAACCTTCTTCATATTCCAATGCTCTTTCAATCTTTATAGAAAGTTCAGTGGTAAGTTGTCTTCGTCCTGTAATTACAGCATTTATAGACTGACTGTGTTCGCCTATAGCTCGGGCAAAAGCACGCTGACTCAATCCTAAATTCCTCAACTTACGGTCAATAATCTTGCCCGGAGGAATGCCTTTGTATGTATCAAGATTCTGTTTCATTGTCATTCTTTTTACAAAGATACAAAACACAAACGAATTTGTTTGCATTTTCACCGACTTTAACCCTATTACAATATAAAACAATGGGGAGTTGTTATTATAGGCATAAAAACATATAAGCAATTTCACTTGTTTCGATTAGTTTTTTACTACCTTTACGACCGCATAAAAACAATGTAAAATGAAACAACTATTATATTTATTATTGACCGTAACACTGTTTTCGTCGTGTTTCACAAACAGAAGGCATCAAGTTGAAAAACAATGTGATTATTCTGTTAAAGTTGTAGGAATTTCAGACGGTGACACCTTTAAAGGAGTAACAGACGATAGCACCATAGTGCGTTTCCGTATTTATGGCATTGATGCTCCGGAAACAAAGCAAGCTTATTCGCAAAAATCGAAACAGTATCTATCTGATTTAATATTCAATAAAAGGGTAAATATCTCTGTACAAAAGCCAAAAGACAGATACGGTCGCCCTATTGTGTGGGTTTATACTCCCGATGGTAAAGACGTTTCGGCAGAAATGCTTAAAGCTGGCTTAGCTTGGCATTACAAAGAATACGACAAATCGGACGAATATGCCAACTTCGAGAAGGTTGCTAAAAAGAATAAAAAAGGATTGTGGCAAGATAATAATCCAACTGCACCTTGGGATTTTAGAAAAAATGCGAGAAATAAAAGACAGAAATAAAAGTTACAGGCTTTTAATAAGCATCGCATTCTTATCGTTGTTATAAACGGTTGAGAATATTTCTTTTCTCTTTGCTACTTCGCTTTCATCAAAAGGCAAAGACATATATAATCTAATCTCATTTAAGATTTCATCACTATCGTCTGGTAGAATTTTACAAAGAGACTCTAACCCAGAGCCTACAACCATTTTATCGTTCACCAAACAAGTATGTCCATTATATAAGGTGTTCAACAGTTTTAGCTTCACACCCGAAACTTGGTCGGTATACAATATATTTATTGCCGCTTCGGCTACAAGTTTGTGCATACTTTCATTGTCGGGATTAGGCTTTAATGTTACGTTAGGATATTTCGCAACGGCATCAACCAAAGACTTATCGGGCTTGCGACCAGCAAAAACCCACTGTATGCTTTGGTCTTTACCAGCTATAGACAAGAGATATGTTGCAGCCCTAATGTTTTCAGGCGTACTTAAGTCGGCGTGATAAAGCACATAAGGTTTCGTTTCGTTAGAAATATTTATTTCCTTATCGGAATTAAAAAACAAAGGAACATATTTAGTTTTATCTTTTCCGTATTTATCCGAGAAATAAGAATATTCGGTTGTTGAAAGAGCTAATATATAGGAAGCTGAGTTTAATTTCTTCTCATATTTTCTCAGACGATAAGCTTCAATAGCAAAATAAACCTTATCTCTCAACGATTTAGTACTCGAAGTAAGACCTTTATAATATAGATGTTCTATGTTATGCGCTCTCACTATTTTTTTTCTA of the Dysgonomonadaceae bacterium PH5-43 genome contains:
- a CDS encoding DNA repair protein RecN (Recombination protein N) (product_source=KO:K03631; cath_funfam=3.40.50.300; cog=COG0497; ko=KO:K03631; pfam=PF02463; smart=SM00382; superfamily=52540; tigrfam=TIGR00634), whose amino-acid sequence is MLKRLSVQNYALISKLEIDFQQGFSVITGETGAGKSIIMGALSLILGQRADTKTLKQGANKCIIEGSFDISEYKLQDFFAERDLDFDSTDCTLRREISESGKSRAFINDTPVSLNDLKELGSYLIDIHSQHQNLMLSNNNFQLEVLDTIAKNKTLKNDYVDKYKTYKSLQSRLKALEEKAKQHSTEQDYILFQYNQLEEANLTDKEQAKLEEERDTLCNLEDIKRELYIIEQSLDSERGIVALLKDSLNASNAINNVFAQSKDISERLQSAYIDLKDLAQEINRQNEDLELDPNRLDFINEQLDLIYSLQKKHNVNTVEELIEIQNSLSSKIQEIENYDDEIAKLTDSVNKAFDELNIQAEKLSDSRKQAITQLEKDLINKVSTMGMPNMQFVASHSIKDKADITGIDEINFLFTANKNGELKPVAQTASGGEISRLMLGIKALIAGVSSLPTIIFDEIDTGVSGEIADKMSNIMYDMGQVMQVITITHLPQIAAKGQQQYFVYKEDSNERTETNIRLLSTDERIKDIAQMLSGSKLTDAAIENAKELLKLNNNIK
- a CDS encoding 23S rRNA (guanosine2251-2'-O)-methyltransferase (product_source=KO:K03218; cath_funfam=3.30.1330.30,3.40.1280.10; cog=COG0566; ko=KO:K03218; pfam=PF00588,PF08032; smart=SM00967; superfamily=75217; tigrfam=TIGR00186); this encodes MKENEMIFGTRAVIEAIQAGKEVDKILMRRDLQNDLSRELFDIVKTTNIPIQRVPKEKLDKLTRKNHQGVIAFISAITYQTLEDIVPFLYEEGKMPCILLLDGITDVRNFGAIARTCECAGVDAIVIPTRNSVSVNADAVKTSAGALLSIPVCKEPSINEAIKFLKNCGYTIFAATEKASDSYTKANYTGPTAIVLGGEDMGISMDNLRICDQMVKIPILGSIASLNVSAAAAILIYEAIRQREDSNQ
- a CDS encoding 2-iminobutanoate/2-iminopropanoate deaminase (product_source=KO:K09022; cath_funfam=3.30.1330.40; cog=COG0251; ko=KO:K09022; pfam=PF01042; superfamily=55298; tigrfam=TIGR00004); protein product: MKERINTSKAPAAIGPYSQGIKVGNIVFFSGQLGINPETGDFVPGLVTEQTEQVFKNIKALLAEANLTVDNVVKTTVFLHDMADFAAMNEVYAKQFNEPYPARSAVAVKTLPKNALVEIEVIAVCE
- a CDS encoding DNA helicase-2/ATP-dependent DNA helicase PcrA (product_source=KO:K03657; cath_funfam=3.40.50.300; cog=COG0210; ko=KO:K03657; pfam=PF00580,PF13361; superfamily=52540), yielding MSDFLQQLNESQREAVLYNDGPSLVIAGAGSGKTRVLTYKIAYLLDSGISPYNILALTFTNKAAREMKSRIGELVGDETAKRLWMGTFHSIFSRILRREADKVGFSSDFTIYDAQDSKSLLKTIIKDKGLAEDKNYKTNNIQARISKAKNALITPNLYEKDKELIADDGFNKRSRTSEIYTAYWNRCRMANAMDFDDLLLYTYILFRDNPDITAKYCNGFRFILVDEYQDTNPVQYEIVKLLAADHRRVCVVGDDAQSIYSFRGATIGNILNFNKIYPEAKVFKLEQNYRSTQTIVNAANSIIKNNREQIPKTVFSKNSVGNPIEVIGSYSDFEEGYNVSSRIAEMRMLKNYNYNNFAILYRTNAQSRIFEESLRKINIPYRIVGGLSFYQRKEIKDIIAYLRLISNHNDEEAFKRIINYPARGIGKTTIDKITSTASIHGVSLWDVTSNPLEYNLNVNNGTLNKLNNFCTLITNFAEFNKENDAYEVGQRVIKLSGIIADITIDQTAEGKSRIQNVEEFLNSLYEFVSVRREEDRDDIKISDFLAEISLLTDLDADKDENEEDRVTLMTIHSAKGLEFKNVFIVGLEEGLFPNDMCNNNPKEIEEERRLFYVAVTRAEENAVLTYAKSRFRHGQSEFTSPSRFLRDISDEYLKYAGQASFGQPKAQKAPINKQTETTYNIPRKLTRINDKNISTPKVQNIGSLEVGATIKHERFGIGKVVELTGEGDNAKASIEFDTLGKKQLLLKFAKFTIL